The proteins below come from a single Carnobacterium divergens DSM 20623 genomic window:
- a CDS encoding ABC transporter ATP-binding protein: MEEKVLVANGLTKRVGNKVIVENVDITVQKGEIVGLLGPNGAGKTTIIRMLTGLISRNKGTVEIASNDLDKEFNKCMENIGAIIENPEFYKYLSGWENLKQFARMSPRRITDEVLMEVVTRVRLTEAIHQKVKTYSLGMRQRLGIAQAILHQPALLILDEPLNGLDPKGMYDFRKLIEEIAKEGTSILISSHLLSEMELLADRIMIIERGKVTHIENLAETTSSNGRVQVTIETPQQAQLQKEIALMGLSIVQTAGDTLTIEIERDQIPALIEHGVQVGISFYGITPHKANLEERFLELTKGGSLK; the protein is encoded by the coding sequence ATGGAAGAAAAAGTTTTGGTTGCAAATGGTTTAACAAAGCGAGTTGGAAATAAGGTTATTGTTGAAAATGTTGATATCACAGTTCAAAAAGGTGAAATTGTTGGGTTATTAGGGCCGAATGGAGCAGGTAAAACCACGATTATCAGAATGTTGACAGGCTTAATTAGTCGCAATAAGGGGACTGTTGAAATTGCATCGAATGATTTAGATAAAGAGTTTAACAAGTGTATGGAAAATATTGGAGCAATTATTGAGAACCCAGAATTTTATAAATATTTATCTGGATGGGAAAATTTAAAACAATTTGCACGAATGAGTCCACGGAGAATAACTGATGAGGTGTTGATGGAAGTTGTGACGAGAGTTCGTTTGACGGAAGCTATTCATCAAAAAGTAAAGACATATTCTTTAGGTATGCGTCAACGTTTAGGAATCGCCCAAGCGATTCTACATCAACCAGCTCTTTTAATTTTAGACGAGCCGTTAAATGGTTTAGATCCTAAAGGAATGTATGATTTTAGGAAACTAATTGAAGAAATCGCTAAGGAAGGAACGAGTATCTTGATTTCCAGTCATCTTCTATCAGAGATGGAATTGCTTGCCGATCGAATTATGATTATTGAACGTGGGAAAGTAACCCATATCGAAAATTTAGCTGAAACGACTTCAAGCAATGGTCGCGTTCAAGTAACCATTGAAACGCCTCAACAAGCCCAATTGCAAAAAGAAATTGCGTTAATGGGATTGTCCATTGTCCAAACAGCTGGAGACACCTTGACAATTGAAATTGAAAGAGATCAAATTCCCGCATTGATTGAGCATGGTGTTCAAGTTGGGATATCTTTCTACGGCATCACACCACATAAGGCGAATCTTGAAGAGCGATTTTTAGAACTCACTAAAGGAGGCAGCTTAAAATGA
- a CDS encoding 2-hydroxyacid dehydrogenase, translating to MQIACYGVRPNEVAFFNNLNKYNFNLTLIEDLLTHDNIETAEHHEAVLLRGNCVADRQNIEKMAQYGVKYLFTRTVGFNHIDLEAASEYNMEVARVPSYSPNAIAELSLTLAMMLLRHTAYATMRTANKNFIVDSEMFSREIRNCTVGIIGTGKIGLTEAKLFKGLGAKVIGYDVFESDAAKEVLEFKDLDTLLAESDVVSMHVPYFPGKNDKMINADFLGKMKNDAILINTARGELQDDDAILAALEANELAGFGTDVFANEKDLFFKEFAPWEPLPSPTVQRLVDMYPRVLVTPHIGSNTDEALSNMIETSFDNFNDILTTGQTENNVPLPTMA from the coding sequence ATTCAAATCGCTTGTTACGGAGTACGCCCAAATGAAGTAGCTTTCTTCAATAACTTAAACAAATACAACTTCAACTTAACGTTGATTGAAGACTTATTAACACATGACAATATTGAAACTGCTGAACATCACGAAGCTGTGTTACTACGTGGAAACTGTGTTGCTGATCGTCAAAACATTGAAAAAATGGCCCAATATGGTGTGAAATATTTATTCACTAGAACTGTTGGCTTTAATCATATCGATTTAGAAGCAGCTAGTGAATACAATATGGAAGTAGCTCGTGTCCCTTCTTATTCACCAAATGCAATCGCTGAACTTTCATTGACTTTAGCAATGATGTTATTACGCCACACCGCTTACGCTACCATGAGAACAGCCAACAAAAACTTTATCGTTGATAGCGAAATGTTTAGTCGTGAAATTCGTAATTGTACCGTTGGAATTATCGGAACGGGTAAAATTGGTTTAACTGAAGCAAAATTATTCAAAGGCTTAGGCGCTAAAGTAATTGGTTACGATGTCTTTGAAAGTGATGCTGCAAAAGAAGTTCTTGAATTTAAAGATTTAGATACTTTATTAGCAGAAAGTGACGTTGTCAGCATGCACGTTCCTTACTTCCCTGGAAAAAATGATAAAATGATCAATGCAGACTTTTTAGGAAAAATGAAAAATGATGCCATTTTAATCAACACTGCTCGAGGTGAATTGCAAGATGACGATGCCATTTTAGCAGCACTTGAAGCAAATGAATTAGCCGGTTTTGGAACAGACGTCTTTGCTAATGAAAAAGACTTATTCTTTAAAGAATTCGCTCCTTGGGAACCACTTCCAAGTCCAACTGTTCAACGTTTAGTCGATATGTATCCTCGTGTTCTTGTAACTCCTCATATCGGTTCAAATACAGACGAAGCTTTATCAAACATGATTGAAACAAGTTTTGATAACTTCAACGATATTTTAACAACAGGACAAACTGAAAACAATGTTCCCTTGCCAACAATGGCTTAA
- a CDS encoding ABC transporter permease, whose translation MINLVVNETRKLIFRKSFYVYLALIFVLTLAAGSLQVYFSQQSAEYTVEENGKSVTKTLKKDEPLFTFDDEGKPVTNLEDAMLLSRDRYLIASKKDKLEHPEELKSAKNELAYYEKYYESGVTPITSNNGGQSAGSFFASLAGMLSIVNMVVVIVASISVASEFSDGTIKLLLIRPFKRSQILLSKFIVCLLFGAFVTLFTMLSAGIVGLILFPVQSFMLPASASLGAVSAIKAAGMLAATNYLLIVFYSAISLMISAVFRSQALAVGIGMLTVFASSIINGMLMIAIPKWPILKWSIFNLLNVNTFSQGGVMPGELSLMQTSIALLGYSLVIYLATTFIFKKRDIALT comes from the coding sequence ATGATAAATTTGGTTGTGAATGAAACGAGAAAATTAATCTTTAGAAAATCATTTTATGTATACCTTGCTTTAATCTTCGTGTTAACTTTAGCTGCTGGAAGTTTACAAGTTTATTTTTCTCAACAATCAGCAGAATATACAGTTGAAGAAAATGGGAAATCTGTAACAAAAACACTGAAAAAAGATGAACCACTTTTTACTTTTGATGACGAGGGAAAACCAGTTACCAACCTAGAAGATGCGATGTTACTTAGTCGTGATCGCTATTTAATAGCGTCTAAAAAAGATAAACTAGAACATCCGGAAGAGCTAAAAAGTGCTAAAAATGAACTTGCTTATTATGAGAAATACTATGAAAGTGGTGTCACTCCTATTACATCAAATAATGGTGGGCAATCAGCAGGATCTTTCTTTGCAAGCTTGGCAGGTATGTTAAGTATTGTGAATATGGTTGTAGTAATCGTTGCAAGTATTTCAGTTGCATCTGAATTCAGTGATGGAACAATTAAATTACTATTGATTCGTCCATTTAAACGCAGTCAGATTTTACTATCTAAATTTATTGTCTGTTTGTTATTTGGAGCATTCGTCACATTGTTTACGATGCTTAGCGCAGGAATTGTAGGATTGATTTTATTCCCAGTACAATCATTTATGTTGCCGGCTTCAGCAAGTTTAGGAGCTGTCTCTGCAATAAAAGCAGCTGGAATGTTGGCTGCTACAAACTATCTACTAATTGTTTTTTATAGTGCAATTTCATTAATGATTTCAGCTGTTTTCCGTTCACAAGCATTAGCTGTTGGAATTGGAATGTTAACGGTCTTTGCTAGTTCAATCATTAATGGAATGTTAATGATTGCTATTCCAAAATGGCCTATTTTAAAATGGAGTATTTTTAATCTATTAAATGTAAATACTTTCTCACAAGGTGGCGTGATGCCAGGAGAATTAAGTTTGATGCAAACTAGTATTGCATTACTAGGATATAGTTTAGTCATTTATCTAGCAACGACATTTATTTTTAAGAAAAGAGATATTGCATTGACTTAA
- the mscL gene encoding large conductance mechanosensitive channel protein MscL, which produces MFKNFMNEFKEFALRGNVLDLAVGVVIGGAFSAIVTSLVKNIITPLIGIILGGHDVSGLMVKVGTAELKYGAFLQSIIDFVIIAFAIFIFIKAINTLTTKFKKPTEETTEEPTIEASEEYLKEIRDLLALQAKNNHTN; this is translated from the coding sequence ATGTTTAAAAATTTTATGAATGAATTTAAAGAATTTGCTCTACGTGGAAATGTACTTGACTTAGCTGTTGGGGTTGTTATTGGGGGTGCTTTTAGCGCCATTGTAACTTCACTGGTTAAAAATATCATCACACCCTTAATTGGAATTATCTTAGGTGGTCATGACGTTTCTGGTTTAATGGTCAAAGTTGGAACTGCTGAATTAAAATACGGCGCATTTTTACAATCAATTATTGATTTTGTTATTATTGCATTTGCTATTTTTATCTTTATTAAAGCAATCAACACGTTAACAACTAAATTCAAAAAACCTACTGAAGAAACAACCGAAGAACCTACAATTGAAGCTTCTGAAGAATATTTGAAAGAAATTCGCGATTTATTAGCTCTCCAAGCTAAAAACAATCACACTAACTAA
- a CDS encoding AEC family transporter translates to MNLGEIIKTTLTDMNIISAITSTVFIIMLGFFCRKKGIFSAEVGKLLSKVVLTVALPALAFNAFMQDIDPDTLKQGMNVLIWGIAIYIILIFVSKPFFLSYKGDKQDTLRVLTIFGSTTFFGTPIVSAIYGPVGVMFSSIFNIGYRIFLYSYGYIKMSGLKMELKNIKTMFLNPIVIATFAGLFIWIFQGYLPQVTVAGIDGGAAHQVAFLRIDQTALWLFKPMTYLAGLASPLAWLSIGSTLGEVSFKKAASDKTSWYYSVVKVILVPAINIVLLALLTVTHILPVSYEALATIVIMMATPTATVAAAYAISFDKDALLASNASLISTVTAVVMTPIWIVILEVISKTGLF, encoded by the coding sequence ATGAACCTTGGTGAAATTATCAAAACTACTTTAACCGATATGAATATTATTAGTGCTATCACTTCAACTGTCTTTATCATTATGCTTGGCTTCTTTTGCAGAAAGAAAGGAATTTTTTCAGCAGAAGTTGGGAAATTACTTTCTAAAGTCGTTTTAACCGTTGCCCTTCCTGCCTTAGCTTTTAACGCTTTTATGCAAGATATTGATCCTGACACATTAAAACAAGGTATGAACGTTTTGATTTGGGGAATTGCAATCTACATTATTTTGATTTTTGTTTCAAAACCATTTTTCCTTAGCTACAAAGGAGATAAACAAGATACTTTACGTGTTTTAACTATTTTCGGCTCTACAACATTCTTTGGAACACCTATCGTAAGTGCAATCTATGGACCAGTTGGTGTGATGTTCAGTTCAATCTTTAACATTGGTTACCGTATCTTCCTTTATTCATATGGCTACATTAAAATGAGTGGCTTAAAAATGGAACTTAAAAATATTAAAACAATGTTCTTAAACCCAATCGTTATCGCTACATTCGCTGGACTTTTCATCTGGATTTTCCAAGGTTACTTGCCACAAGTAACTGTTGCTGGTATTGATGGTGGAGCTGCTCATCAAGTTGCGTTCCTACGTATCGACCAAACTGCATTATGGTTATTCAAACCTATGACTTATCTTGCTGGACTTGCTTCACCTCTTGCTTGGTTATCAATTGGTTCAACTCTTGGCGAAGTAAGTTTCAAAAAAGCTGCTTCTGATAAAACTTCTTGGTACTACAGTGTTGTCAAAGTAATCTTAGTCCCTGCAATTAACATTGTATTACTAGCTCTATTAACTGTCACTCATATTTTACCAGTAAGCTACGAAGCTCTTGCTACTATCGTAATTATGATGGCTACACCAACTGCAACGGTTGCTGCTGCTTATGCCATTAGCTTTGACAAAGATGCCTTACTTGCCTCAAATGCTTCTCTAATTTCCACTGTTACGGCTGTTGTAATGACACCTATCTGGATTGTTATTTTAGAAGTAATCAGTAAAACTGGCTTATTTTAA
- a CDS encoding sulfite exporter TauE/SafE family protein, with protein sequence MTGLIYFLIIIFANTIGAISGMGGGVIIKPLLDAIGAHSLSAISFYSSIAVFTMAIVSTIKQLNNGIKVQLIPVLTLSIGSVIGGFLGNELFEGALRLFGGEVRVQWLQILVTIASLLFALLYTKKKWKPLAFQSVLVYLLVGAFLGGLSTFLGIGGGPINVAILMLFFGLDIKDATVYSIITIFFSQLAKLGIIGISGRYRHYDLTMLYWIIPAAIVGGFMGAKLSGLFSEQVVLKIYQVVVIFVIILNGINGIMLLK encoded by the coding sequence ATGACGGGACTTATTTATTTTCTTATCATTATTTTTGCGAATACGATAGGAGCTATTTCAGGTATGGGTGGCGGTGTAATTATTAAGCCACTGTTAGATGCAATTGGTGCTCATAGTTTAAGTGCTATTTCGTTTTATTCAAGTATTGCTGTTTTTACAATGGCAATTGTCTCGACTATTAAGCAACTAAATAATGGTATTAAGGTTCAGCTTATTCCTGTACTTACTTTATCGATAGGCTCAGTTATAGGTGGATTTTTAGGTAATGAATTGTTTGAGGGAGCTTTGCGTTTATTTGGTGGAGAAGTACGTGTCCAGTGGTTGCAGATTTTAGTAACAATCGCATCTTTACTTTTTGCACTGCTTTATACTAAAAAAAAATGGAAACCACTTGCCTTTCAGTCAGTACTTGTTTATCTTTTGGTAGGCGCGTTTTTAGGTGGATTATCAACTTTTTTAGGTATTGGTGGTGGTCCAATAAATGTAGCTATATTGATGCTTTTCTTTGGATTAGATATTAAGGATGCCACTGTGTACTCGATTATTACGATTTTCTTTTCACAGCTTGCTAAATTAGGCATTATTGGTATTTCTGGAAGATATAGGCACTATGATTTAACGATGTTGTATTGGATTATCCCTGCAGCGATTGTAGGTGGTTTTATGGGGGCTAAATTAAGTGGACTATTTTCTGAACAAGTTGTTTTAAAAATCTATCAAGTTGTTGTTATTTTTGTGATTATATTGAATGGGATAAACGGAATAATGTTGTTAAAGTGA
- a CDS encoding response regulator, with amino-acid sequence MTKVLIIEDDPMVAMLNQQYIQQLSAVEIVGNVRNVADARVILDHETVDLLLLDVYLPGMTGIEFLAELHETKKELSVILITAANDVATVKEAIYYGVVDYLIKPFTFERFKVAFTKYLELNKVFQEDEKTNQTRLDKFFNVGQLSEQRATQAHEDLPKGLSKLTLKKIQAQINQEKIHFSTESLASKVGLSRISTKKYLAFLAEIGYLTEEMEYREVGRPITLYKKNKDQQQVIEKYL; translated from the coding sequence GTGACCAAAGTCTTAATAATTGAAGATGATCCGATGGTAGCGATGTTGAATCAGCAATACATTCAACAGCTTTCGGCAGTTGAAATCGTTGGAAATGTCCGAAACGTTGCAGATGCTAGAGTGATTCTTGATCATGAAACGGTTGATTTGTTGCTATTAGATGTTTACTTGCCGGGGATGACAGGCATTGAGTTTTTAGCAGAACTGCATGAAACAAAAAAAGAACTATCTGTTATCCTAATCACGGCTGCAAATGATGTGGCTACGGTTAAAGAAGCGATATATTATGGTGTGGTGGATTATTTAATCAAGCCATTTACTTTTGAACGCTTTAAAGTAGCCTTTACTAAATACTTGGAGCTAAATAAGGTGTTTCAAGAAGATGAAAAAACCAATCAAACGCGTTTAGATAAATTTTTCAATGTAGGTCAGCTTTCAGAGCAACGAGCTACACAAGCACACGAAGACCTACCCAAAGGATTGTCTAAATTAACATTGAAAAAAATTCAAGCTCAAATTAATCAAGAAAAAATTCATTTTTCAACGGAATCACTTGCTAGTAAAGTTGGATTATCTAGAATATCTACCAAAAAATACCTCGCTTTTTTAGCTGAAATTGGCTACCTGACAGAGGAAATGGAATACCGTGAAGTAGGGCGCCCTATCACGCTTTATAAGAAAAATAAAGACCAACAACAAGTCATTGAAAAATATTTATAA
- a CDS encoding helix-turn-helix transcriptional regulator, protein MKNLNLKQARIDKDLSQQELAQLVGATRQTIGLIELGKYNPSLHLCLAICYALEQKLDALFWKESDKI, encoded by the coding sequence ATGAAAAATTTAAATTTAAAACAAGCACGAATTGACAAAGATCTTTCACAACAAGAACTAGCTCAACTTGTAGGAGCTACTAGGCAAACAATTGGCTTGATTGAATTGGGAAAATACAATCCCTCTTTACACCTTTGTTTAGCCATTTGTTACGCTTTGGAACAAAAATTAGATGCTTTATTTTGGAAGGAGTCCGATAAAATATGA
- a CDS encoding ATP-binding protein: MGKKQRKESMIKYRNSRKLSLQSTIIFVVVCATVVSLIVSAILIRNYVVEKEYVNTKEKIATVANLVAANTEVQGGITGTVSNNTLQDFSLEVSKMTNVDFVVVLNKDLIRLSHPDATVIGQPFSNLADAKKTLSGKGHYSVQEGVLGDGIRYFSPVKNDQGEVIGVVCVGLTLATVNKEVEAAQSKILIGLLLGLIVGVVGAIFLAQKVKLILFGLEPSEIATRLGEKEIIEDEVSEGIVAIDAYKNVMLVNREATQMFKKMNLQMDVAVNQPLEERLYTVLFEEIFNTHVKIKDQVLYLNGLEVIASIAPMFIEGNFYGAVATFRDQSEMQHMIHELSGTQQYIDSLRAQTHEFMNKMHVILGLIELQKYEEVTGFIQQLSYDYQEEVGFVTEKIKVPAVAGFILGKINEAKEQDVDIVLAEASYLPELKMGNSIHILLQILGNLLDNAKEAVINQELKTVELLLNYDLEGEIFIIQVTDTGVGIPLEIKEKMFKRGFSTKGEHRGFGLNLIQKIVTNHQGFIEVTTNEPQGTRFYIELPYEMGEEE; this comes from the coding sequence ATGGGGAAAAAACAGCGAAAAGAGTCAATGATTAAATATCGAAATAGCCGTAAGCTCTCATTGCAAAGTACGATTATTTTTGTAGTCGTGTGTGCGACGGTTGTATCATTAATTGTATCGGCTATTTTAATTCGCAATTACGTTGTCGAAAAAGAATATGTGAATACGAAAGAAAAGATTGCAACCGTAGCGAATCTGGTTGCTGCAAATACAGAGGTTCAAGGTGGTATTACGGGAACCGTTTCTAACAATACCTTACAAGACTTTTCATTAGAAGTGTCAAAAATGACCAATGTTGATTTTGTAGTTGTTCTAAATAAAGACTTGATTCGGCTTTCTCATCCCGATGCAACAGTAATCGGACAACCCTTTTCAAACTTAGCAGATGCAAAAAAAACACTGTCGGGTAAGGGACATTATTCTGTCCAAGAGGGTGTTTTAGGAGATGGGATTCGTTACTTTAGCCCCGTGAAAAACGATCAAGGAGAGGTAATTGGTGTCGTTTGCGTAGGATTGACACTTGCAACAGTGAATAAAGAAGTGGAAGCAGCTCAAAGTAAGATTCTAATTGGCTTATTGTTAGGATTGATTGTAGGCGTTGTAGGCGCAATCTTCTTAGCTCAAAAAGTGAAATTAATCTTATTCGGTTTAGAACCAAGTGAAATTGCAACTCGTTTAGGTGAAAAAGAAATTATTGAAGACGAGGTTAGTGAAGGAATCGTAGCGATTGATGCCTATAAAAACGTAATGCTAGTGAATCGTGAAGCTACCCAAATGTTCAAAAAAATGAACCTTCAAATGGATGTTGCTGTAAATCAACCACTAGAAGAGCGCTTATACACTGTTTTATTTGAAGAAATTTTTAATACACATGTAAAAATAAAAGATCAAGTTCTTTATTTAAATGGTTTAGAAGTGATTGCAAGTATTGCACCGATGTTTATTGAGGGTAATTTTTATGGAGCAGTGGCCACCTTTAGAGATCAGTCAGAAATGCAACATATGATTCATGAGCTTAGCGGAACGCAACAATATATTGATTCATTACGAGCACAAACCCATGAATTTATGAATAAGATGCATGTAATCTTAGGCTTAATTGAATTACAAAAATATGAGGAAGTAACCGGGTTTATTCAACAGTTAAGCTATGACTACCAAGAAGAAGTTGGATTTGTAACAGAAAAAATCAAAGTCCCTGCAGTAGCAGGCTTTATCCTTGGGAAAATCAACGAGGCAAAAGAGCAAGATGTAGATATTGTGCTAGCCGAAGCCTCTTACTTACCAGAACTTAAAATGGGCAACAGTATTCATATTTTATTGCAAATTTTAGGGAATCTTCTCGATAACGCTAAAGAGGCCGTGATAAATCAAGAGTTAAAAACCGTAGAACTTTTATTGAATTATGATTTAGAAGGAGAAATTTTTATTATTCAAGTAACCGATACAGGTGTTGGTATTCCACTTGAAATAAAAGAAAAGATGTTTAAAAGAGGCTTTTCAACAAAAGGTGAGCATCGTGGTTTCGGCTTAAATCTCATTCAAAAAATTGTGACGAATCATCAAGGATTTATTGAAGTAACGACAAATGAACCACAAGGAACACGTTTTTATATTGAATTACCGTATGAAATGGGGGAAGAAGAGTGA